TTCACCCTCTTTTACATTTTCCTGATTGTAATATACGGATCTATACTCTTCTGATGCTTCACCTAGCTCTTTAACAATTTTAAACCTCTCACTATTTAATAGACTTTTACCTAAGTTGCCCTCGTAACTTTTAAAGATTGATGATAGAGAGTTTAACCACTTTATTGTATCTTCACCCATTTTTATAGAACTATCCGATGAATCACTATATAGATCGATCATAAAAGAGATATATCTTCTAATATAGGCTAGGGTTACAACAGAGATCCCCTTTCCAACTAGTGCATTATTAGCGTCATTCCACTCAGGTCTTTGGGTATTCATCCAAATACCACCCTCTGGGATAAAGTTTCCTAACTTGGTTAATAGGTGAATCATAAGTTTTTCTGATAGAGATCCTAATACTATGTTTCCATTTTTATCATGGAGCATTTTACCTTCAGAACCGATCTCTTTAGCAAACGCTTTTACATTTTTATTCTTCTCTTCATTAAAAATAATTGTCTCATAAGGATCATTTAAGATCTCTTTATATGTCCTTATTTGGTATGGTACATTTGCGTATGTATAGTTCTTATTATTTAACTCAACTCGAATACTTTCAGGGTTGTGTTGTTTATACATTTCAAGAAGTTTTAGAAGGTAGATAATTTGATGATCACTCCAATATCCAATATTTGCCCATGGATTACCAGGTTCAGGGCACTCCCAATCGATACCATCTTTAGAAACTCGATATGGGTTGTAACCATCCTTAGTTGATGCGTTTAAAAACTTCCCAATAACATGTTTAATATATTGAGGATAAGAGAAACATAGAGCCTCCCAGTTCTGGAATATGTCTCTCCAGTTCCCCTGATAATCTAACTTAGCAGAACCATCAGCTTTAGTTGTCTGAATAGAAAATCTATTCCAAGGTCTACTTGGGTCTCCATGTCTTCTACTAAATGTTAGTGGAAGGTACTCATACCATAACCTTTCAAGACCACTATCTTTTTGATCTAAAATAAATTTTAAAAGATCATTATAGTTCATTTCAGGTTCTAACTGCTCTAGGACAGATCTGTTTTTATTAAATACATTAATATTTGTTTTCTTAATAAAATCTTTTAGGTCTTCTGTTCCTATGATATAAGATTTATAGAAAAACCCTCCCCTCATAATGTTAAAAAGAACATTTGCTTGATGGTGAACACTATTCATCTCTACTTCAGTTATCTGAAGTCCATCATTCTGGTTAAGAATCTCTTTAAGCTCATTTGTTCCATTCTTTACATCAGCTAAAACTACTTCTTCTCTATTTTTTGTATTTAGTATGAAATGTTTAATCTCATTAACCTCTGTAAGGTCCTTATCTACATCGGCTACAAAAATCCACTCTCTCTCTTTTTTTGATCCTAAAGAGAACTTAGATTGAACAAAATAACAACCCCTTTCACCCTTCTCATCGGTTTCAGTTTTTATAGATTTTCCATGACAGAATTTATCTAGTTGTTTAACATCTAAAAGATAGTTCTCTACATCCAGCCCACTCTGCCAAACTGTATTAGCTCTTAAAGCCTCACTAGGTTCTGCAAGATCTGTTAGGGTAGCACTTAGGGTTATTAGCCCTAAACCACTTTCATCTAGCTGTGTTCTTTTATACCCATTTAATAGACAGCTAAACTCGCTTTGAACCTTTGTTTCTACACCTGAAGGCATTAGGTTTTGAAATCCATCTACAATATTTATATTAACATTATTCTCACTTATATTTTTAATTATTGATCTTCTTACTAAACCGTGTTTTTTACTATTCATCCAGTAGTATGAAAAGCTTAGACCTAATGTATTATTTATCTCCTCAAACTTTAGGATATTTCCCATAACATTTTTAGATAAAACACTTTTAATATCATAAATATCTATACTCTCATTTGTAAATGGTTTCCATAGAAATGTCTTATCCCCTTTAGTAACAAGGATAATGGTTTTTGGACCTGTATTTACTGAATTCTCAGTAATCCGGTCATCAGTATAATATGGGAATAATGCAGAATCAGAATCGACTCTACCTGCTGTTAACCCTCCAGTACTGGAGATAAACATCCAATGATTAGAACTACTTGTTATAGTCATAAAAAAGGGAGGCATCTGTGTATAGTTTTCTATCTGATAAAACTTATCGCCATCCATATCTACAAATTTTTCTTTAACTTCTCCAGAGTTATCAATTAGATATTGATCCCCTAAATACACGTTGTTATCTCTCATTACAATCTCCATTTAACTTATTTTATCTTATGTTTACGCAAACATATTAACTTACAATTTACAATAACGCAAGTTTTAAAACAGCTCATTAATAACTAATTTCGGTTTTCTTTCTATGGAATATAATCCCCAGTGCTTCTCTGGCTCTAGGGGCTCAGAAGAACCCTTCCACTCTTCATCAAAAGCCTCAAATAAAAAAGTTAAGATTTTATTTTGTTTTGACCATGTAACTAGTTCTCTACAATATCTAGCCTGTAACTCTTGATTAACATTTTCAGGTTCAATACCTCGCCCATTTGAGTTAGTGGCCCAACCCGCCTCTGTAATTATTACAGGAGTATCTGGATATCTATTTGCAACTCCATAATAGTTCTCCTTTGTATAATCCATCGCTTGGTCTATACTCTTATACTCCCAAACTGGATATGTATGTATAGAGATAAAGTCTAAAACTCTAACTAATGGTTCTAGTTTATCCATCCATGGAACATAGTTCTCACAAAATGTTACAGGTTGTTTTGTCCCTTTTTTTACCATCTTTGCATATTCAATTACACTCTCTACAGGTACTAAATGGTCAGACCAATCAACAGTTGCTTCATTCCCCACAGATATGGAAAAAATTATTTCCGGATAGAGATTCCCAAGTTCGATAGCCCTCTCGATCTCTTTTCTATTTTTTATTTTATTAGACTCAAGTTTTTCCTTGCTATAAATGGCTCCCCATGGACAGTTTGGATTGCTAACTTCAGCTGTAATATATGTCCCAAGCATAACTTTAAAATCAAAGCTCTCTTTCTCGATTACTTCTAATACTGTTGAGGCATGGGGTGTGCAGTCGTAAAGCCTTAAATAACCCCAATTATCTTTTAAAATGAGTAGATCCTCTTTTATCTCATCATAAGATGGGGATAGAGCTCCAGGAGCTTGCCCTTTTCTATAACCTGAATAACATATTGAATTTTTATATGCTATATTAAATTTACTCTCTAGTGTCACTATTTACCTCACTTATCATACTTTCTAGGGCATATTTATGATTACCGTTTTTATCCCACAATCCCCAATATGCTCCTACATCTCCCTCATCTTCTACTTTCCAAGCCTCATCAAATGTAGAGAAATAAAAGATTTCGATATTATCTTCTTTAGCCCAATTATATGTATTTATAAAGTATTTTACAGCATTTTCTCTAGAAGGTACTGCACCCCAGAACTTTGTTCCAATATTTGGCCAACCAGTTTCGCTTATTATTACTTTTTTACCATTTGCAGCTTTAGTAGCCCTTCTAAACATATCTTTCATATAGAGCAGAGAGTGTTCCAAGGAACAACCTTCCCAAAAAGGGTAGCAGTTTGCCAATATAACATCGCAAACTTCAGATATTTTAGGTCTATCTCCAAACTCATAATAGGCATCCACATATCCTACAGGTACTCCAGATATTTGGCTTTTAACCATATCTATATAGTTTATTAATAACTCTTCGGAAACATCCTCTCTTAACATAACCTCGTTACCTACTGCAACTATATCTGCATATCCAGCTTTAGCAATATCTACTACAGATCTAATCTCATCTAAATTTTTATCATGATCCTTACCGATCCAAGCTCCGACCAATGTTTTAAGACCAAAATCATGGGCTATTTTTGCAATTCTCTCATTCCCATCTGTTGTTGAGAATATTCTTATCCACTTTGTATATGGTTTAATTATCTTAATTTTATCTATAATCTGTTTATCTGAAATTTTATCACCAGGTTTTTGATGTTCTAAATATGGACTAAAACACATGCCATGAACACCATCTTTTAATATAGACGTGAATTCATCAGTTATCTGATTTTCTGTTTTTTCTCTAAAGTCCCGACCTGCGAGGGACATATATTTGTAACCTTTACTCGACATTTTTTACCTCTTTCAAACTTATAAAAAAGTAAAGGGATATTCCATCCCCTTACCTATTAAAAATATCTATAAAATTACTAGTTCTGTGTCCATCTAATTTTATCTACATTAACGACTGCCGTATCAGGGTTACCATCCCTGTCTCCTATAACAAAAGGAATATATACTTTCCCTAAGTTAATTGTTCCGCCAGTATTTCCAAAACTGTGTGAACCAATTGCTACAAGATCAGATATAGGAATTGAGACCTCATGCCATTGCCCATCGTTTAAATAACCATAACTGTTGTTAGTTGGGTCTACTGTTTTTATTAGATCCCAACTATCACCATCAGCACCATAGCCTGTTTGGCAACCTATCTCTATATTTCCACTATAAGTTGTTTTTATACTAAAAGTTAGATGCCCATTTGAAAATGCTGATAGATCCATACCCTGCTTTTTCATTAAAGCCATCATACCCCATCCCCATGATTCTGGTGTTGGCTGAATTGGGGCAATAAAGTCATTATCACCCCCGGTTTCCTGGCCATCTCCTGCTAAATAATCATCAAATCCTGCAGTACTATTGTTCTCCCAGGATTCCCATTGTAGGTTGTTTTCTTCTCCAGCTAGCTGGCCATTGTACCCAACAGATAGATCCTCTCCCATTACTATAAAAATAGAGTCTGTAACCGTATATATAGGGTCTAGATCAACAGGAATTACATAAACAGCATCGGAATCTGTATATGAGTTGGCATCTGTTGTAAACTCTAGTGTTGACCATGTAGCATTACTTGAAACAATGTATTTAGCCTCCCTATTTACATTAAAGAAACCCCAATGGTCATCGGAGGATTTCCATGGCTCATCAAAGGCTTCAAAGAAGAAACAAGTCACCGGACTATCAATATCTGTTTCTAACCATTGATTCATTTTCTCATAATACATAGCTTGGTTAACCTGGTGGCCAATATTTTCAGCATCTCCACTATCCTGCCAACCTGATTCCCCAATAACTATT
Above is a genomic segment from Thiospirochaeta perfilievii containing:
- a CDS encoding glycosyl hydrolase family 17 protein, translating into MTLESKFNIAYKNSICYSGYRKGQAPGALSPSYDEIKEDLLILKDNWGYLRLYDCTPHASTVLEVIEKESFDFKVMLGTYITAEVSNPNCPWGAIYSKEKLESNKIKNRKEIERAIELGNLYPEIIFSISVGNEATVDWSDHLVPVESVIEYAKMVKKGTKQPVTFCENYVPWMDKLEPLVRVLDFISIHTYPVWEYKSIDQAMDYTKENYYGVANRYPDTPVIITEAGWATNSNGRGIEPENVNQELQARYCRELVTWSKQNKILTFLFEAFDEEWKGSSEPLEPEKHWGLYSIERKPKLVINELF
- a CDS encoding glycosyl hydrolase family 17 protein, yielding MSSKGYKYMSLAGRDFREKTENQITDEFTSILKDGVHGMCFSPYLEHQKPGDKISDKQIIDKIKIIKPYTKWIRIFSTTDGNERIAKIAHDFGLKTLVGAWIGKDHDKNLDEIRSVVDIAKAGYADIVAVGNEVMLREDVSEELLINYIDMVKSQISGVPVGYVDAYYEFGDRPKISEVCDVILANCYPFWEGCSLEHSLLYMKDMFRRATKAANGKKVIISETGWPNIGTKFWGAVPSRENAVKYFINTYNWAKEDNIEIFYFSTFDEAWKVEDEGDVGAYWGLWDKNGNHKYALESMISEVNSDTRE
- a CDS encoding glycosyl hydrolase family 17 protein, whose amino-acid sequence is MKLHKKLIISFTFLFTLLFTGCDFLGENVPGNGTIPTTSIVDALPSETVTTLRALPDDFTTRKAISYSGYREGQSPDTKIYPTTDQILEDLQMLESMGLTLIRLYDTSTHAERVLEVIKTNNLDMKVMLGVWIAGATEAEDLINIENLDKAVTLANGEYSDTVLAISVGNECMVDWNTFGHAVPAAHVAGYATYIRSKVTQPITVDDNWEPWSMKDESNTVGPYADVELVIKAVDFLAIHTYPIFDAEHGLWDHVLEDTPEAERADAMMNAAIDYAEKNYDAVKNNIVSLGFDKPIVIGESGWQDSGDAENIGHQVNQAMYYEKMNQWLETDIDSPVTCFFFEAFDEPWKSSDDHWGFFNVNREAKYIVSSNATWSTLEFTTDANSYTDSDAVYVIPVDLDPIYTVTDSIFIVMGEDLSVGYNGQLAGEENNLQWESWENNSTAGFDDYLAGDGQETGGDNDFIAPIQPTPESWGWGMMALMKKQGMDLSAFSNGHLTFSIKTTYSGNIEIGCQTGYGADGDSWDLIKTVDPTNNSYGYLNDGQWHEVSIPISDLVAIGSHSFGNTGGTINLGKVYIPFVIGDRDGNPDTAVVNVDKIRWTQN